Within the Echinicola sp. 20G genome, the region GGGCATACAAGTTCTCTGGGGACCAAGGCATAAACTTTTCAATTTTGGAGCAAATCCAGAAGAGGTTGCCTGGGTTTCCTTTGGTACTACATGGGGGATCGTCAGTCAGTCAAGTGGAAATTCAACGAATCAATAATGCAGGTGGAAACCTGAAGGAAAATGCCAGGGGCGTTTCCTCAGATGAACTAAAAAAATCCATTTCACTTGGTGTTTGTAAAGTAAATATAGCTACAGACTTAAGGGTATTGTGGACCAGGGTTCACAGGGAATTCTTTGTGGAAAATCCTGAGCAGTTTGACCCTATCTTACCAGGAAAGCTTTATCAAGATGAGTTAATCAAGTTTTGTTTGCAAAAGTTTGAATTATTAGGGTCGTTAGGAAAAGCCCGTTCTATTAATTCCTATCAAAGTAAGGAAAACTGAAACAATACGAATAAATCCAATAACCTATGATAAAAGATCACAAATATAACCTGTTGGCAAAGGCCCAAAAAGTGGAAGAAGGGGTATATCAACAAGTTCTTAAGGAAGAAGGAAACTGGCAATTTTTGAATTTTGAAGCCAGACTAATGAAGCGGGGAACAGTGTTCTCAGGCAATACAGGAAATAATGAGTATGCATTTATCTTATTGTCGGGAAATTATACCATGAAAACGAGTCGTGGGACTTGGCAGGTTACCAATGGTAGGGCCAGTGTTTTTTCAGGCATAGCGTATAGTCTGTATCTACCAAGAAGGACGGATTTTACACTGACTGCAGACAGCGATTTGCTTGACATAGCCTATGGTTGGTGCGAGACTGATCAAGATTTTGATCCTGTTTTTAAGACGCCTGAGGAATCAACTATTGAAATCCGTGGTGGTGATAATGCGACAAGACAGATCAATGACCTGTTGGGTCCCGGCTTTCCTTGTCATAGATTGGTAGCAGTGGAAGTATATACTCCTTCTGGTAATTGGAGTTCTTTTCCGGCCCATAAACATGATGAGCGCAAAGTGGATGAAAATGGTAATTTGTTAGAGGCGAGGTTGGAAGAGACCTATTTCTATAAGATTGATCGGCCAGAGGGCTACGCTATCCAGCAGGTTTATACTGGAGATAGGTCTTTGGATGAAATAGCCGTAGCCAGGAACAATGATGTTGTACTAGTCCCAAAAGGCTACCATCCGGTTGTCGCGGGTCATGGCTATAATGTGTATTATTTAAATTTTTTGACGGGTAGTGACCAATCATTGGCCAATACCCCTGACCCAGACCATAATTGGATATTTGGGACTTGGAAAGGAGTGGATAGTAGGATTCCTATGGTAAACGCTAAAATGAATCCAAATGACTGAACCTCAAAAAAACATGGATATCATTACTATTGGAAGATCATCCATAGACCTTTATTCCCAGAATATAGGAGCGGAGTTTGTTGATATAAAAGGGTTTGATGCATTTGTGGGAGGGTCCCCTTTGAATATTGCCACTGGATGCGCAAGGCTTGGCTTGAATGCGGCATTGCTGACAGGGGTAGGAGAGGATAAAGTAGGGGATTTTATCCTTAATTTTTTAGAGAAAGAAGGTGTGGAAACCCGGTTTATTCCACGAATTTCCGGAGCTAGGTCAAGTGCAGTCGTATTGGGGATCCAACCTCCGGATAAATTTCCTTTGGTCTATTACAGGGATAATTGTGCAGATAGTAAGATAACCATTGATCATGTTATTCAATCCAAGGTTTATGAGGTCAGAATGATTGAGGTCTCCGCAACTGCAATGAACATAGAACCGAGTAGAAGTGCGGTGTTTTTTGCCCTAGAAGAAGCACATAAGGCAGATGTAACAACTTTACTGGATATTGATTTTAGGGCTGACCAATGGTCTGATATCAGGTCATTTGGGATTATGATAAGAGCAGCATTGCCAAAGGTTAAAATTGCTCTTGGCACAGAAGAAGAAATCCTGGCGGCAATGCTTAAGGATTCATCCCAAGTAAAAATCGAACACCAACAAATTTCTGCCCCAAAAATAAGCGGAAATATTGATGTAGCCATCAAAGGAATATTGGACTTGGGAGTGGAAATATTGATTGTCAAAAGAGGTGGTAAAGGAGTCACTATTTATGACAATGAAGGTCAGGTCACAGATGTTCCGGGTTTTCCGGTAGAGCCCTTGAATGTACTTGGAGCTGGCGATGCATTTGCATCAGGGTTTATCTATGGGTACTTACAAGGTTGGGATTTGTATAAATCCTGTCGAATGGGCAATGCAAGTGGGGCGCAAGTTGTGCTACAGCCTGGCTGTGCCAATTTTATGCCTTCACTCCAAGAATCCTTAAAGTTTATCGAAGAACATGGTGGTTTTTAAATTGACCCAATCCTATTAACTATAATAACCCAAAATATGAAAACCATAAGATTAACCGTTGCCCAAGCAATCATACGCTATTTGGACAAGCAATATGTTGAGAGGGATGGAGTGGAGCATAAATTCTTTCACGGATGCTTCGGCATCTTTGGTCATGGTAATGTCGGAGGTATTGGTCAGGCACTTCACCAATCACCAGAGTTTACCTATTATCAATCCAGGAATGAACAGGCCATGGTACATGCTGCTGCAGCATATGCAAAAATGAAAAATAGATTATCTACCCTTGTTTGTACCTCATCTATTGGGCCTGGAGCTACAAATATGTTAACAGCTGCTGCAGGAGCAACAATCAACAGGTTGCCGGTTTTGTTGTTACCAGGAGATATATTTTCCACTAGGAGGGTAGATCCTGTATTGCAACAGCTTGAAAGTGCTCAAAGTCAGGATATATCCGTAAATGATTGTTTTAAACCCGTATCCAGATATTGGGATCGGATCAATAGACCTGAACAACTGATATCTTCATTGCCTGCTGCCATGAGGGTCCTGACTTCTCCAGCTGATACAGGGGCTGTAACAATCTGTTTACCACAAGATGTGCAAACAGAAGCTTTTGAATTTCCAATAGGCCTTTTCAAAAAGAAAGTATGGTATGTACCCAGAGCAACTCCCGATAGGCAATTGGTACATAAGGCTGCTTCCTTAATTAAATCTTGCAAGAGACCTTTGCTGATCGCTGGTGGAGGAGTAAACTACAGTGAGGCCAATGAGGTATTGACCAATTTTATGGACAGGACAGGAATTCCGGTTATGGAAACATTTGCTGGTAAAGGTGCTATTTGCTATAACCACCCCGGAAACTTAGGGGCTGCTGGAGCCACCGGGACCGAAGGTGCCAATGCTTTCAGTAACAAGGCAGATTTGATTATTGGAGTGGGAACACGGTACAGTGATTTTACTACTGCCTCTAAAACAGCCTTTTCAGAAGATGTCCAATTCATCAATATCAATATTTCAGATTTTGATGCATTTAAACATGGA harbors:
- the iolB gene encoding 5-deoxy-glucuronate isomerase; this encodes MIKDHKYNLLAKAQKVEEGVYQQVLKEEGNWQFLNFEARLMKRGTVFSGNTGNNEYAFILLSGNYTMKTSRGTWQVTNGRASVFSGIAYSLYLPRRTDFTLTADSDLLDIAYGWCETDQDFDPVFKTPEESTIEIRGGDNATRQINDLLGPGFPCHRLVAVEVYTPSGNWSSFPAHKHDERKVDENGNLLEARLEETYFYKIDRPEGYAIQQVYTGDRSLDEIAVARNNDVVLVPKGYHPVVAGHGYNVYYLNFLTGSDQSLANTPDPDHNWIFGTWKGVDSRIPMVNAKMNPND
- the iolC gene encoding 5-dehydro-2-deoxygluconokinase translates to MTEPQKNMDIITIGRSSIDLYSQNIGAEFVDIKGFDAFVGGSPLNIATGCARLGLNAALLTGVGEDKVGDFILNFLEKEGVETRFIPRISGARSSAVVLGIQPPDKFPLVYYRDNCADSKITIDHVIQSKVYEVRMIEVSATAMNIEPSRSAVFFALEEAHKADVTTLLDIDFRADQWSDIRSFGIMIRAALPKVKIALGTEEEILAAMLKDSSQVKIEHQQISAPKISGNIDVAIKGILDLGVEILIVKRGGKGVTIYDNEGQVTDVPGFPVEPLNVLGAGDAFASGFIYGYLQGWDLYKSCRMGNASGAQVVLQPGCANFMPSLQESLKFIEEHGGF
- the iolD gene encoding 3D-(3,5/4)-trihydroxycyclohexane-1,2-dione acylhydrolase (decyclizing) — encoded protein: MKTIRLTVAQAIIRYLDKQYVERDGVEHKFFHGCFGIFGHGNVGGIGQALHQSPEFTYYQSRNEQAMVHAAAAYAKMKNRLSTLVCTSSIGPGATNMLTAAAGATINRLPVLLLPGDIFSTRRVDPVLQQLESAQSQDISVNDCFKPVSRYWDRINRPEQLISSLPAAMRVLTSPADTGAVTICLPQDVQTEAFEFPIGLFKKKVWYVPRATPDRQLVHKAASLIKSCKRPLLIAGGGVNYSEANEVLTNFMDRTGIPVMETFAGKGAICYNHPGNLGAAGATGTEGANAFSNKADLIIGVGTRYSDFTTASKTAFSEDVQFININISDFDAFKHGAIALTGDAKVTIQALQKALGDYEVEPEYRIQAKHYNESWDEQVSLAYQPENKGLPSQSEVVGAVNDFSAKKDVVLCAAGSLPGDLHKLWRTRDPKGFHLEYGYSCMGYEIAGGLGAKMACPEREVYVMVGDGSYLMMSSEITTSIQEGYKLTIILINNNGYASIGGLSKSLGSEGFGTSYRYRDKQSGQLDGSFLPVDLAENACSLGAEVIKTTDIASLSEALKKAKTIDKTTVIYIETVAERKLAGYGHAWWEVPIAEVTEKPLVDQAREKALKQKTKQHYHL